ATGATTTTTTTCGAGTTCCTTGATTTGCCTGTCGGTTCTTTTTTGCGGTTTTTCGCGATTCACGGGAGGTGCCTTCTTTGGTTTGTTTTGTGGACGTTGTTCATTTCGTTTTTTGTCGTTTTTATAAATTTTTTGAAATCGGAGCTCCCGCGTTTTGAGTCGGTCTGTTGTAGGTGCAATCCCTTTGGATGCTTTCTCCCTAGTTCGATGCCGTTATCGTAAGCGACTTTGATGTTGCAATGCGCGCGGCGTTTGTCCGCTTACGATCTGCTCGTTGCCGCGGCGACGTCCCTTGGAACCGTAAAGGTTGAAGTTTGAAAAAAAGAGGAGCGTCCGCACATGGGGAGAATCATTCTTTCTGAAAATCAAAAGGTAAGAACAAGGCTCTCCGTGGACGGTGTTTCGTGCGTTGAAACGTTTTTGATTCCGGAAGAATATTTGGCTCGTTTGAGTTCGGAAGGTCGCAAACAACTGCCCGAAAAGATTCGAAGGCTTTTGAGAAGATGCGGGAAACATATTATTGCGATGCATCGTTTGAATCCAAAACCGGGAAAAACGATGCATCAAAGGGATTGCGGTCGTTTGGTTCGTTTTAACGTAAGAATGGATACTGCGCTCGGTGCAATTCTCGGTTCTTTCGCGGCATCTCACGGGGTGTCCCGCTGTTTTCTTGTGAATTATCTGCTTTGGATGGATGAAGTAGGGATCGCAGATTCTATCTTTGAAACCTTGAGTGTGGGAACTCCATCCTTCCACGACGTATACAGAAATATTCTGACCCTCGACTTAGCCTCGAACACGATCACTCGCGAATTCACGTTCGAACCAAACCCGATTTACGCCCAAGATTTGGATTTCAGGAGCTATTTCCCGCCGGATTCTTACAAATTTATCTAAACGTAAGACAAGGCCGCACGGAGGACACGTGCAACGCGCAGCCGGATACGACACAAACCGAACAAAACCCAATAAGAGACTTTTCTTTTTCCCCCGACCGACAAAAAAATGTTTTTATGGAATTCAGCTTAGCGTATTCTCCCTGCCCAAACGATACGTTCTTATTTTATCATCTCGCGCACGGAAAAGCGACCGACGACTTTCAAGTCAAAGAAGAACTCCACGACGTGGAAGAACTCAACCGCGCCGCGCTTGCCGCAAAATACCAAGCCACAAAACTTTCCTTCGCGGCGTATTTCTCCGTAATGGATCGATATTCCATTTTAGATTCCGGCTCCGCACTCGGACGCAACTGCGGACCGCTCCTCGTTTTCAAAAAAGGAAACAACCCTGGAAACCCCAAGGGCAAAAAAATTCTCATCCCTGGAGAATTGACCACGGCCAATCTCCTCTTGAAACTCTTTCTAAAAAACGACTTTCAACCGACGGCGATCCGTTACGACAAAATCATACCGCAACTTCTTTCCGGCGAAGCGGACTTCGGCGTTTTGATCCACGAAGAAAGATTCACATACGAAAAACAAGGGCTCGCAAAATTTCAAGACTTGGGAGAATGGTGGGAAGAAACGACCGGCAAACACATTCCGTTAGGCGCCATCGCGTTCCGAAGAGATCTCGAAAAAGAATGGAAGGAGAATTTCGATTCTTCCCTGAAACACAGCCTCGACCTCGCTTACAAAAATCGGGAAGCGACTTACGAATACATCCTAAAACATTCTCAGGATACGACCCGCGAAGTCGTGGACGCACATATCGGTCTTTACGTGAACGAATTCACACGTTCTCTCGGAACGGAAGGAAGAGACGCGATTCTCACCCTTTATCAAAAAGGCGTAGAAGCGGGATTTCTTCCCGCCGGAAAAGAAAAGAATCTTTTTTAAAAGAGAAAGATTTCGCCGGAACACCGAAGATACTTCAGGAGTTCCGACTTCGGCCTGAGGCCTTAACCTTTCAATTCCCTCACAATATCATAACTCGCATGAGATTGATTGAGAGTATAAAGATGAATTCCCGGCGCGCCCATTTCGAGCAGCTCCCTACATTGTTTCACCGTAAAGTTTAAACTTCTACGATAGAATTCTTCGGGACGATGTTCGACTTCCTGCAGATCCTCAATGAGAGAAGAGGGGAACTCACAACCCGCCAAGGAACGAAACCGTTCGATTTGAGAAAAAGAAGTGATCGGCATAATTCCCGGAATTACCGGAATCGTAATTCCGACCTTTCTCACGAGATTTAAAAAATTCTCAAAGATGGAATTTACAAAGAAAAGCTGAGAAACCAAAAAATCCGTTCCCGCTTCCACTTTTAATTTTAGATTGCGAACGTCTTCTTCCAATGTTTTTGCGTTCGGATGTTTTTCGGGATAACAACCGCCGCCGATACAAAAGTCCATTTTCTCGGAACGGATAAACGAGATGAGTTCCGTCGCGTTTGCAAAGCCGCCCTCGGTTTTTTTGAATTCGCCTTCGCCCCTGGGAGGATCACCGCGCAGCGCCATCAGATTGACGATCCCCGCGGAACGAATTCCCTTTAACGTTTCCAGAATTTGTTCCCGATTGGCGCCCACGCAGGTAAAATGAGAAGCCGTCGGAAAAGAATAATTCTTGGAAATCTCCGACGAGATCTGCACGGTTTTATCCCTTGTCGAACCTCCCGCGCCGTATGTCACCGTTACGAAGTCCGGATTCAAACGAGACAGTTCTTTTACCGTCTCCATCAACTTAGCCTCACCGTCCGGAGTTTTCGGAGGTAAGAATTCAAACGAATACACTGGCCCTTTTGCAGAGCCGTAAATCTCAGATATTTTTTTCATAAACTCCCGATTATTGAAAACAAAGAAGAATTTGGATCTGACCTCGTCCGCCTCGAAGAGGGGTTAAAGCCTTTCCAAACAAAGACCCCGGGCGCAAGGATTCCGCCGAAATTCGAACAGCATGACCGCCGGTCAAACCGGTCACGAGCAAACTTCCCGGTTGAATCGGAT
This genomic stretch from Leptospira kmetyi serovar Malaysia str. Bejo-Iso9 harbors:
- the metF gene encoding methylenetetrahydrofolate reductase [NAD(P)H] produces the protein MKKISEIYGSAKGPVYSFEFLPPKTPDGEAKLMETVKELSRLNPDFVTVTYGAGGSTRDKTVQISSEISKNYSFPTASHFTCVGANREQILETLKGIRSAGIVNLMALRGDPPRGEGEFKKTEGGFANATELISFIRSEKMDFCIGGGCYPEKHPNAKTLEEDVRNLKLKVEAGTDFLVSQLFFVNSIFENFLNLVRKVGITIPVIPGIMPITSFSQIERFRSLAGCEFPSSLIEDLQEVEHRPEEFYRRSLNFTVKQCRELLEMGAPGIHLYTLNQSHASYDIVRELKG
- a CDS encoding DUF1564 domain-containing protein, which produces MGRIILSENQKVRTRLSVDGVSCVETFLIPEEYLARLSSEGRKQLPEKIRRLLRRCGKHIIAMHRLNPKPGKTMHQRDCGRLVRFNVRMDTALGAILGSFAASHGVSRCFLVNYLLWMDEVGIADSIFETLSVGTPSFHDVYRNILTLDLASNTITREFTFEPNPIYAQDLDFRSYFPPDSYKFI
- a CDS encoding 1,4-dihydroxy-6-naphthoate synthase, yielding MEFSLAYSPCPNDTFLFYHLAHGKATDDFQVKEELHDVEELNRAALAAKYQATKLSFAAYFSVMDRYSILDSGSALGRNCGPLLVFKKGNNPGNPKGKKILIPGELTTANLLLKLFLKNDFQPTAIRYDKIIPQLLSGEADFGVLIHEERFTYEKQGLAKFQDLGEWWEETTGKHIPLGAIAFRRDLEKEWKENFDSSLKHSLDLAYKNREATYEYILKHSQDTTREVVDAHIGLYVNEFTRSLGTEGRDAILTLYQKGVEAGFLPAGKEKNLF